The stretch of DNA gggcagtgggcATAGGGAGCGTTGTGGTGGGAGCAGACACTTCATCAGGAGCCTCCCAACCTTGTTCCTAGGACAGAAACCACCTGAGTAGTCTCATGTCCTGAGGATGTAATTGCTCGAGGGAAGTGAAACGCAAGTGCTGCATGCGCTTCTGGAGGTCACTGCAGGACTTGTTTTtcaggagccagcctggctgctccctccaAGGACaagccacagcactgctctgggagCCTTGGGCCATGCCAGCTGCCCTGAACCACTTCTTGTGAAGTTTTTGGAATGAGACAGAACATGTTTCTTGTCTGGTGTGCATGGGTAGCTGGCATGGCAGCTGAATAATGCCGTGGTGTTTGTTTGGGCCTGGGACTGTGGGGCAAGTGCTGGGGGAGTgtggagccagagctgcaggatgggaGCACCCTGTTTTGGGACCTGTCCCTGTTTTGGgacaggcagaggagaggggaaggaggtgggGATGTGAGGGGTTGGGCGGTGTTAGCTTGAGGGGTCAAGCTGAGGTTGGAGGAACAGAAGCTGCAGGTTGAGAGGAACTGAAAGCaggagggggaggcaggagggtgTTCAGTGAGCTCTTGGACACCCCAAAGATTGCATGATCAGGAGCTGAGGGAGTTTGCTGGTGAGGAGCTGCGGGTGCCCCTGCTGGTTGTGCTGATGCTGAACACCTTCCctccaggcagtgctggtggtAGAGAAGGCACTGGGTGACCTCTGGATCCAGCTGCCCTGCATCGACCAGCTGGGCAGCTGCACCTACGACGACGTCTGCAGCATTCTGGATGCACTCATCCCCCCCGGCACGCCCTGCCCGGAGCCCCTGCTGACCTATGGCATCCCCTGCCACTGCCCCTTCAAAGCGGTACGGCCGAGCCCCCGCCGTGATGCTGCCAGTGCCACGGGTGCCACTGGGTACCACTGTGCCctctggtgctgggctgggcttttGGTTGACCTCTTGCCTATCTGTCCTTTCTCTCCACAGGGCTCCTACTCCCTGCCAGCCAGTGATTTTGACGTGCCCGATGTGGAACTGCCTTCCTGGATGACCAACGGCAACTACCGTGTGCGGGTGGTCGTCAGCAATGGCGGGGAGGAGCTCAGCTGTGTCAAACTGGCCTTCTCCCTGCACTCCCACTGAGGGGTGGGACACTGTCTCTCCTATCCCCACCAGCTTGgtcccctgtcccatcccatccaGTTGCACCCCATCCtgtcccagcccatccctgtgaggtccatccctcctgctgtcaggaggaggcagcccctgtcccctccccagcgCCTCCTCCCCTGCTACACCCAGAGAGGCCCCTTTGGCTGTTCTGCTGTCCCCAAACCCATCACCAGGGTGTCTCCTGCCTGGACAGGGTGGCCTTGGAGCCTAAGCCCAGCATGACCTGGGGTTATTTTTTAcccagtttctttt from Prinia subflava isolate CZ2003 ecotype Zambia chromosome 16, Cam_Psub_1.2, whole genome shotgun sequence encodes:
- the GM2A gene encoding ganglioside GM2 activator, producing MLCAGLALALCALQLVPAALGGPQLLLERSGARRLRKVGGFAWENCGDKRDPVVLQSLSVAPDPISIPGSLRVSAAVKSGKTLGSPLKAVLVVEKALGDLWIQLPCIDQLGSCTYDDVCSILDALIPPGTPCPEPLLTYGIPCHCPFKAGSYSLPASDFDVPDVELPSWMTNGNYRVRVVVSNGGEELSCVKLAFSLHSH